Proteins from a genomic interval of Rhodococcoides fascians A25f:
- a CDS encoding carbon-nitrogen hydrolase family protein produces the protein MNHHQFRAAAVQAAPIFLDLDASIDKAIGLIEDAARAGAELVAFPETYLPGYPWYIWLDAPAWGFQFTQRYFDNSLEYGTPQAARIAQAAKDNHIMVVMGLSERYKASLYIAQWIIDAEGKTVAMRRKLKPTHVERTVYGEGDGSDLSVYETDLGRVGALCCWEHLQPLSKYAMYAQNEQVHIGAWPSFSLYTGAAYALGPEVNTAASRIYAVEGGCFVISPCATVSPEMIDIMCTDDAKRAMLTAGGGHARIFAPDGQLMHEPLAHDEEGIVYADIDTSLISIAKAAADPAGHYSRPDVTRLWLDKTPGDRVVSGAQPVANARYDFTEDAAEVRLEITEQLAHDEDAAHV, from the coding sequence ATGAACCACCATCAGTTCCGCGCCGCAGCAGTCCAGGCCGCGCCGATCTTCCTCGATCTCGACGCCTCGATCGACAAGGCGATCGGCCTGATCGAGGACGCAGCTCGCGCCGGAGCCGAGCTCGTCGCGTTTCCCGAGACCTACCTGCCCGGCTACCCCTGGTACATCTGGCTCGACGCACCGGCATGGGGATTCCAGTTCACGCAGCGCTATTTCGACAACTCACTCGAGTACGGGACACCGCAGGCAGCTCGAATTGCGCAGGCCGCCAAGGACAATCACATCATGGTCGTGATGGGTCTGAGCGAGCGGTACAAGGCCAGCCTCTACATCGCCCAGTGGATCATCGACGCGGAAGGCAAGACCGTCGCCATGCGTCGCAAGCTCAAGCCGACTCACGTCGAACGCACCGTGTACGGCGAGGGCGACGGATCCGATCTGTCGGTGTACGAGACCGACCTCGGACGCGTCGGCGCACTGTGCTGCTGGGAGCACTTGCAGCCACTGTCGAAGTACGCGATGTACGCCCAGAACGAGCAGGTTCACATCGGAGCGTGGCCCAGCTTCTCGCTGTACACCGGGGCGGCCTATGCCCTCGGGCCCGAGGTCAACACGGCTGCCAGCCGCATCTACGCCGTCGAAGGTGGCTGTTTCGTCATCAGCCCGTGCGCGACGGTCTCGCCCGAGATGATCGACATCATGTGCACCGACGACGCCAAGCGTGCGATGCTCACCGCGGGCGGCGGTCATGCCCGCATCTTCGCGCCCGACGGCCAACTGATGCACGAGCCGCTTGCACACGATGAGGAGGGCATCGTCTACGCCGACATCGACACCAGCCTGATCTCGATCGCCAAGGCTGCCGCCGACCCGGCCGGCCACTATTCGCGTCCGGACGTGACGAGACTGTGGCTCGACAAGACTCCCGGCGACCGCGTCGTGTCGGGTGCGCAGCCAGTCGCGAACGCGCGCTACGACTTCACCGAGGACGCCGCCGAGGTACGTCTCGAGATCACCGAGCAGCTCGCTCACGACGAGGACGCCGCCCATGTCTGA
- a CDS encoding phenylacetaldoxime dehydratase family protein translates to MSELESAIPDHLVVPRSCPRSTPEGYQPPFPSYVARFPVSTERVVMGYFGIQSMPDASPWGDEGPPRTDRARYTDEEGTDTTVFIGYWDDVATFDRWFDTVGRHWTSVRGRFVEIIRPTVDRYETLFSSTGRMEGVATLTDSLSGTIVEHAYWGGVRDRIPLSQNDSLAPSGDPEIVREGDRVRIVPQENLCLIRSGQDWADTAGAEREMYLRDVEPVLRAGMDFLRDDGLAIGCFANRYMTVVTDNGTDTDKSFGMSWWRSLSDLETWAESHPTHVAIFGAALKYLSTMGPAASLRLYHEVTVAAADEQYFEYFGCHGRTGLLRTAAERSTL, encoded by the coding sequence ATGTCTGAGCTCGAATCCGCGATACCCGATCATCTCGTCGTTCCACGGTCGTGTCCGCGCAGCACACCCGAGGGCTACCAGCCGCCCTTCCCGTCGTACGTCGCCCGCTTTCCGGTGTCCACCGAGCGAGTCGTCATGGGCTACTTCGGAATACAGAGCATGCCCGACGCCTCCCCGTGGGGTGACGAAGGTCCACCCCGGACGGACCGGGCGCGCTACACCGACGAGGAAGGCACCGACACGACGGTGTTCATCGGCTACTGGGACGACGTGGCAACGTTCGACCGCTGGTTCGACACCGTCGGCCGACACTGGACGAGCGTCCGAGGTCGCTTCGTCGAGATCATCAGACCGACCGTCGACCGCTACGAGACACTGTTCTCCTCCACCGGACGAATGGAAGGTGTTGCCACTCTGACCGATTCACTCAGCGGGACCATCGTCGAGCATGCCTACTGGGGCGGGGTTCGAGATCGAATCCCGTTGTCGCAGAACGACTCGCTTGCTCCCAGTGGGGATCCGGAGATCGTCCGCGAGGGCGACAGAGTCAGGATCGTGCCGCAGGAGAACCTCTGCCTCATCCGATCCGGGCAGGACTGGGCCGATACGGCCGGGGCCGAACGGGAGATGTACCTGCGAGACGTCGAACCGGTGTTGCGTGCCGGCATGGACTTTCTCCGCGACGACGGACTGGCCATCGGCTGCTTCGCCAACCGGTACATGACCGTCGTGACCGACAACGGCACCGATACCGACAAATCGTTCGGCATGAGTTGGTGGCGCAGCCTGAGCGATCTGGAGACATGGGCCGAGTCGCATCCGACGCACGTGGCCATCTTCGGTGCCGCACTGAAGTATCTGTCGACGATGGGCCCCGCTGCCTCCCTGAGGCTCTATCACGAGGTGACCGTCGCGGCGGCGGACGAGCAGTACTTCGAGTACTTCGGTTGCCACGGCCGCACAGGTCTTCTGCGCACCGCTGCGGAGCGTTCTACTCTGTGA
- a CDS encoding helix-turn-helix domain-containing protein yields MGDPLRTDSVDQADSVDFWTAAVSRTYVDLECTIPEDASAITGRIESTGLATLGLSRVTATAQSVLRTPAGISRTSDDYFLVSVQTSGTGFVVQDDRTAVLQPGDFALYDTTRPYSLRFDDPFAQYVLMLPGATLRTLVRDTNSLTARAVSGRHGAGKLLVSMISSIMDDADMSTASAEAVSQSVEYILVAGLVGLTGVEKPAPYAASERLGEIKRAMTARLRDPDLTVTEVAASLHLSLSTVHRAFAGEPCTASEWIWMQRLDGVKRALCEPQNARTTIGALAASWGFTDPAHFSRAFRARFGCTPKDFRDSNRG; encoded by the coding sequence ATGGGCGATCCGCTGCGCACCGATTCGGTGGACCAAGCCGACAGCGTCGACTTCTGGACGGCGGCGGTGAGCCGGACGTACGTCGATCTCGAGTGCACGATTCCGGAGGACGCGTCTGCGATCACCGGGCGTATCGAGTCGACCGGGCTTGCGACTCTCGGATTGTCGCGGGTGACGGCGACGGCGCAGAGCGTGCTGCGGACGCCTGCAGGTATCTCCCGAACCAGTGACGACTACTTCCTGGTCAGTGTTCAGACGTCGGGAACCGGGTTCGTCGTCCAGGACGACCGAACTGCGGTCCTGCAACCGGGGGACTTCGCGCTCTACGACACCACCCGGCCCTACAGTCTTCGCTTCGACGACCCGTTCGCTCAGTACGTTCTGATGCTCCCCGGAGCAACGCTACGGACGCTCGTCCGGGATACGAATTCGCTGACCGCGCGGGCTGTGTCCGGGCGGCACGGCGCGGGAAAACTGCTCGTCAGCATGATCTCGTCGATCATGGACGACGCCGACATGAGCACGGCCTCGGCCGAGGCCGTGTCGCAGAGCGTCGAGTACATCCTGGTCGCGGGCCTGGTCGGACTCACCGGAGTCGAGAAGCCCGCACCGTATGCGGCGTCCGAGAGACTCGGCGAGATCAAGCGCGCGATGACCGCGCGACTGCGGGATCCGGACCTGACCGTGACGGAAGTGGCTGCCTCGCTGCACTTGTCGTTGAGCACGGTGCATCGAGCCTTCGCCGGTGAGCCGTGTACCGCCAGCGAGTGGATCTGGATGCAGCGACTCGACGGCGTCAAACGTGCTCTGTGCGAACCGCAGAATGCCCGCACGACCATCGGAGCCCTGGCTGCATCCTGGGGATTCACCGACCCGGCCCACTTCAGCCGTGCCTTTCGGGCGCGCTTCGGCTGCACTCCCAAGGACTTTCGCGACAGCAACCGCGGGTGA